In one window of Nakamurella sp. PAMC28650 DNA:
- the mnmA gene encoding tRNA 2-thiouridine(34) synthase MnmA: MKVLAAMSGGVDSAVAAALAVDAGHEVTGVHMALSRQPGTLRTGSRGCCTIEDAFDARRVSDLLGIPYYVWDFSAEFAESVVDDFLAEYAAGRTPNPCLRCNEKIKFAALLDRAIALGFDAVATGHHVRLIDGVLHRSVDQAKDQSYVLAVLTADQLSHTMFPLGEMTKHQVRAEAARRGFAVASKPDSYDICFIPDGDTHGYLVEKLGSQPGEVVDAETGEVLGRHDGFFAYTVGQRKGLGLGKPAADGRPRYVLGIEPVTGTVKVGPVTGLDVSVITANRIVFSTGVTPQFPVRTVAQVRAHGGNVRASVDLVDGHLRLSLDETIRGIAPGQTVVLYDDADDYVIGAGTIIRAG, from the coding sequence ATGAAGGTACTGGCGGCCATGAGCGGTGGCGTCGATTCTGCGGTCGCGGCGGCCCTGGCGGTGGACGCCGGGCACGAGGTGACCGGTGTGCACATGGCGCTGTCCCGGCAACCCGGCACGTTGCGCACGGGCTCGCGTGGGTGCTGCACGATCGAGGACGCGTTCGACGCCCGCCGCGTCAGTGACCTACTCGGCATTCCCTATTACGTCTGGGACTTCAGCGCGGAGTTCGCCGAGAGCGTGGTGGACGACTTCCTCGCGGAGTACGCGGCCGGACGGACCCCGAACCCCTGCCTGCGGTGCAACGAGAAGATCAAGTTCGCCGCCCTGCTGGACCGGGCGATCGCGCTGGGCTTCGATGCGGTGGCCACCGGCCACCACGTCAGGCTGATCGACGGCGTCCTGCACCGATCGGTCGACCAGGCCAAGGACCAGTCGTACGTGTTGGCCGTGCTGACCGCTGATCAGCTGTCCCACACCATGTTCCCGCTCGGGGAGATGACCAAGCACCAGGTGAGGGCGGAGGCAGCCCGTCGGGGATTCGCCGTGGCGTCCAAGCCGGACTCGTACGACATCTGCTTCATCCCGGACGGCGACACCCACGGGTATCTGGTCGAGAAGCTCGGCAGCCAGCCCGGTGAGGTGGTCGACGCCGAGACCGGCGAGGTACTCGGCCGGCACGACGGGTTCTTCGCCTACACCGTCGGACAGCGCAAGGGGCTGGGTCTCGGGAAGCCGGCGGCCGACGGTAGGCCGCGCTACGTCCTGGGGATCGAGCCGGTCACCGGCACCGTCAAGGTCGGACCGGTCACCGGGCTGGACGTGTCGGTGATCACGGCGAACCGGATCGTCTTCTCCACCGGGGTGACGCCGCAGTTCCCGGTGCGCACGGTGGCACAGGTACGGGCCCACGGCGGCAATGTGCGCGCTTCCGTCGACCTGGTCGACGGACACCTGCGCCTCTCGCTCGACGAGACCATCCGCGGGATAGCGCCCGGCCAGACCGTGGTCCTCTACGACGACGCCGACGACTACGTCATCGGCGCCGGCACCATCATCAGGGCCGGGTGA
- a CDS encoding cysteine desulfurase family protein, whose amino-acid sequence MTYLDHAATTPVLPSVVEAMTAAMAQGGNASSLHTSGRAARRRVEEARESLARDLGARPSEVIFTSGGTESDNLAVAGIYRARVRENPGRCRILASPTEHHAVLDVLEYLEQCEGAVLGWLEVDDYGRVHADTLAAAIAENPADVALVTVMWANNEVGTVNPIRELAQVAHGAKIPMHTDAVQALGQLPVDFGRCGADAMTITGHKVGGPTGVGLLLLSREVSVVPILHGGGQERGVRSGTLDVAGIIGLAVAVADAQANRVERALFLAGLRDDLIAGVTELVEDVVVAGDPGQSLVDGGPSRLPGNAHLRFPGCEGDSLLMLLDARGIECSTGSACTAGVARPSHVLLAMGVPEQEARGALRFSLGHTSTEADVAALLGAIGPVVERARKAAMAGARRRS is encoded by the coding sequence ATGACCTACCTCGATCACGCTGCCACCACGCCGGTTCTGCCGTCCGTGGTCGAAGCGATGACGGCTGCCATGGCCCAGGGCGGTAACGCGTCCTCGCTGCACACCTCCGGGCGGGCCGCCCGGAGGCGGGTGGAAGAGGCCAGGGAGTCTCTCGCGCGCGACCTCGGCGCACGCCCCAGCGAGGTCATCTTCACCTCTGGCGGTACCGAATCGGACAACCTCGCGGTGGCCGGCATCTACCGGGCGCGGGTGCGCGAGAACCCTGGCCGCTGCCGCATCCTCGCGTCGCCCACCGAGCATCACGCCGTACTGGACGTCCTGGAGTACCTCGAGCAGTGCGAGGGCGCCGTGCTCGGCTGGCTGGAGGTCGACGACTACGGTCGGGTGCACGCCGACACGCTGGCCGCCGCCATCGCGGAGAATCCCGCGGATGTCGCGCTGGTCACGGTGATGTGGGCGAACAACGAGGTCGGGACCGTCAACCCGATCCGCGAACTCGCGCAGGTCGCCCACGGCGCGAAGATCCCGATGCACACCGACGCCGTGCAGGCGCTCGGCCAGCTACCGGTCGATTTCGGCCGGTGCGGGGCCGATGCGATGACGATCACCGGCCACAAGGTGGGCGGACCGACCGGTGTGGGGCTGCTGCTGCTGTCCCGGGAGGTGTCTGTCGTCCCGATCCTGCACGGGGGCGGGCAGGAACGCGGAGTGCGGTCCGGCACCCTGGACGTCGCCGGCATCATCGGGCTGGCGGTGGCGGTGGCGGATGCCCAGGCCAACCGGGTCGAACGGGCCCTTTTCCTGGCGGGGTTGCGCGACGATCTGATCGCCGGCGTCACGGAACTCGTCGAGGACGTGGTGGTAGCGGGCGATCCGGGGCAGAGCCTGGTCGACGGTGGTCCCTCCCGGCTACCCGGCAATGCGCACCTGCGTTTTCCGGGCTGCGAGGGTGATTCGCTCCTGATGCTTCTGGACGCTCGTGGTATCGAGTGTTCCACCGGTTCCGCCTGCACCGCGGGCGTGGCCCGCCCCTCGCATGTCCTTCTCGCGATGGGCGTTCCGGAGCAGGAGGCCCGCGGCGCACTGCGGTTCTCGCTCGGGCACACGTCGACGGAAGCAGATGTGGCGGCGTTGCTGGGCGCGATCGGTCCGGTCGTCGAGCGCGCCCGCAAGGCAGCCATGGCCGGGGCGAGGCGTCGATCATGA
- a CDS encoding 1-acyl-sn-glycerol-3-phosphate acyltransferase: protein MTLCRETACDDSCAREPDQPVGSGRRAARWAALVAALGCGVGFIVLVACIPGHGRDRRGACSLQRVSRWILRAVGVRILVEGRPRSGPSLVVGNHVSWLDILALAASAPMQMVAKAEVGAWPLVGVAARRTGTLFLQRERLRDLPEAVAAITAALRGGSRVQVFPEATTRCGGALDPFRRAAFQAALDAGVVISPVTLRYLDAADAPTTVPAFVGAETLVGSVRRVLSARDCTVKVQWLPPIPAIAGTGRDQVDRAVVARLAQNAVAGNLGIPVLETPVRVRSAVGPPLAPTTAGTSC, encoded by the coding sequence ATGACGCTCTGCCGGGAAACCGCGTGTGACGACTCCTGCGCCCGGGAGCCGGACCAGCCGGTGGGAAGTGGCCGCCGGGCAGCACGGTGGGCGGCACTGGTCGCCGCGCTGGGTTGCGGAGTCGGATTCATCGTGCTCGTCGCCTGCATTCCGGGGCACGGCCGCGACCGGCGCGGAGCCTGTTCCCTGCAACGTGTCTCGCGGTGGATCCTGCGGGCGGTCGGCGTCCGGATCCTCGTCGAGGGTCGTCCACGCTCTGGCCCGAGTCTGGTGGTGGGCAACCATGTCTCCTGGCTGGACATCCTCGCGCTGGCGGCGTCGGCGCCGATGCAGATGGTGGCCAAGGCCGAAGTCGGGGCCTGGCCGCTGGTCGGTGTCGCCGCCCGACGGACGGGAACCCTCTTCCTGCAACGGGAACGCCTGCGTGATCTGCCAGAGGCGGTAGCGGCGATCACCGCAGCGCTGCGCGGCGGTTCCAGGGTGCAGGTGTTCCCGGAGGCGACGACCCGGTGTGGCGGCGCCCTGGATCCCTTCCGCCGGGCGGCCTTCCAGGCGGCGCTGGACGCCGGTGTCGTCATCTCCCCGGTGACCCTCCGGTATCTCGACGCCGCCGACGCGCCGACCACGGTGCCCGCCTTCGTCGGCGCCGAGACCCTCGTCGGAAGCGTCCGGCGAGTCCTGAGTGCTCGGGACTGCACGGTGAAAGTGCAGTGGCTGCCGCCGATCCCGGCGATCGCCGGGACCGGTCGCGACCAGGTCGACCGGGCCGTGGTGGCCAGACTCGCGCAGAATGCGGTCGCCGGGAACCTCGGGATCCCGGTTCTGGAAACGCCGGTCAGGGTGCGTTCGGCAGTCGGGCCGCCCCTGGCGCCCACCACCGCCGGGACGTCCTGCTGA
- a CDS encoding GNAT family N-acetyltransferase, whose product MTTTELQVEAADPRRPDSVGYRVTLAADAVDVLAAQQLRYDVFSTECGAITPGPDGLDVDEFDDLCDHLVVRSLDHSDDRRGTAVATYRLLPPHANDSDPRGHGLYSHTEFDLSPLEAILDRTVEAGRSCVADAHRGAAPISLLWGGIARYMQLTGYRYLMGCASISLADGGAAAASFADLVQARHLAPEHLLCRPRTAFDPTGIPRPLRRVVPPLLRGYLRLGAVVCGPPALDSAFGTADFLVLLDLETADQRYLRFFLGDSFLGDSGSNLLRDAR is encoded by the coding sequence GTGACCACTACTGAGTTACAGGTCGAAGCCGCAGACCCCCGTCGACCTGACTCCGTCGGCTATCGCGTCACTCTCGCTGCAGACGCCGTCGATGTACTTGCCGCCCAACAGCTCCGGTACGACGTCTTCAGCACCGAATGCGGTGCCATCACTCCCGGCCCCGATGGTCTGGACGTCGACGAATTCGACGATCTGTGTGATCACCTCGTCGTGCGTTCGCTGGATCACTCCGATGACCGGCGTGGGACGGCCGTCGCCACCTATCGGCTGCTTCCTCCGCACGCCAACGATTCCGATCCTCGTGGACACGGCCTCTACTCCCACACCGAGTTCGATCTCTCCCCGCTCGAAGCCATTCTGGACCGCACGGTAGAGGCCGGGCGATCCTGCGTGGCGGATGCCCACCGGGGCGCCGCTCCCATTTCCCTGCTCTGGGGCGGGATCGCGCGGTACATGCAACTCACCGGCTATCGGTACCTGATGGGCTGCGCGTCCATCAGCCTGGCCGACGGCGGGGCCGCCGCCGCATCCTTCGCCGACCTGGTGCAGGCACGACATCTGGCTCCGGAACACCTGCTGTGCCGTCCACGGACCGCGTTCGATCCCACCGGGATCCCGCGTCCGTTGCGTCGGGTCGTGCCCCCGCTGCTGCGTGGCTACCTCAGGCTGGGAGCAGTGGTCTGCGGACCGCCGGCCCTGGACTCCGCCTTCGGTACCGCTGATTTCCTCGTCCTGCTGGACCTCGAGACCGCCGATCAGCGTTACCTACGCTTCTTCCTCGGGGACAGCTTCCTCGGGGACAGCGGTTCCAATCTCCTCCGGGACGCGAGATGA
- a CDS encoding electron transfer flavoprotein subunit alpha/FixB family protein produces the protein MSDVLVLVEHADGGVKKLTVELLVAAARIGTPVAVVVGAVGTAAALSEQLGAAGASKIFAAESADPAEWLLTPQVAALQAAVAAGGVPAAVLVAATFDGREIAGRLAVRLDSGVLADVVDVALEDGVVVATLSVFGGAYTTRYQVSRGVPVISVRGNAIEGDPVAVLAPPVVVLATSVDAVSATRVSQWLPEDKGDRPELGGAKIVVSGGRGVGSADNFHVVEELADVLGGAVGASRAAVDSGYYPHQFQVGQTGTTVSPQLYVALGISGAIQHRAGMQTSKTIVAVNKDTDAPIFEIADFGVVGDLFTVAPQLASAIKTRKG, from the coding sequence ATGAGTGATGTGTTGGTGTTGGTGGAGCACGCTGATGGTGGCGTGAAGAAGTTGACGGTGGAGTTGTTGGTGGCGGCGGCCAGGATCGGGACGCCGGTGGCGGTGGTGGTCGGCGCGGTCGGGACGGCGGCGGCTTTGTCGGAGCAGTTGGGTGCGGCGGGGGCGAGCAAGATCTTCGCGGCGGAGTCCGCTGATCCGGCGGAGTGGTTGTTGACTCCGCAGGTGGCGGCGTTGCAGGCGGCGGTGGCTGCTGGTGGGGTGCCGGCGGCGGTGTTGGTGGCGGCGACGTTCGACGGTCGGGAGATCGCGGGGCGGTTGGCGGTGCGGCTGGATTCGGGTGTGTTGGCCGATGTGGTGGATGTGGCGTTGGAGGACGGGGTGGTGGTGGCGACGCTGTCGGTGTTCGGCGGTGCGTACACGACCCGGTATCAGGTGTCGCGGGGGGTGCCGGTGATCTCGGTGCGTGGCAACGCGATCGAGGGTGATCCGGTGGCGGTCCTCGCGCCGCCGGTGGTGGTGTTGGCGACGTCGGTGGATGCGGTGTCGGCCACGAGGGTGTCGCAGTGGTTGCCGGAGGACAAGGGTGATCGTCCGGAGTTGGGTGGCGCGAAGATCGTGGTGTCCGGTGGGCGTGGGGTCGGGTCGGCGGACAATTTCCACGTGGTGGAGGAGTTGGCCGATGTGCTCGGCGGCGCGGTGGGTGCCTCGCGGGCGGCGGTGGATTCGGGGTACTACCCGCATCAGTTCCAGGTGGGTCAGACCGGGACGACGGTGTCTCCGCAGTTGTATGTGGCGTTGGGGATTTCCGGGGCGATCCAGCATCGGGCGGGGATGCAGACGTCCAAGACGATCGTGGCGGTGAACAAGGACACCGATGCGCCGATCTTCGAGATCGCCGACTTCGGGGTGGTGGGTGACCTTTTTACGGTGGCGCCGCAGTTGGCTTCGGCGATCAAGACCCGCAAGGGCTGA
- a CDS encoding electron transfer flavoprotein subunit beta/FixA family protein: MEIAVLVKQVPDTYSERRLRESDWVLDRDASDAVIDEIDSKAVEVGLQLTEVHGGQVTVVTMGPARAAESLRKALAMGAHRAVHVLDDALAGSDALQTSAALAAALRSLQVDLVITGNEATDGRTASMPAMLAERLGMPAVTSVVKVAVEGSVLSAERVVEGGAAKVSASLPLVLSVNEKIGEPRYPNFKGIMAAKSKPVSVLSAADLGLDPGTLGLANASTQVVSGAPRPLKSAGEKVTDDGEAGNGIAEFLVAQRLV; this comes from the coding sequence ATGGAAATTGCCGTTCTGGTGAAGCAGGTGCCGGATACGTATTCCGAGCGTCGGTTGCGGGAGTCTGATTGGGTGTTGGATCGTGATGCTTCTGATGCGGTGATCGATGAGATCGATTCCAAGGCGGTGGAGGTCGGTTTGCAGTTGACCGAGGTTCATGGTGGTCAGGTGACGGTGGTGACGATGGGTCCGGCGCGGGCGGCGGAGTCGTTGCGCAAGGCGTTGGCGATGGGGGCGCATCGGGCGGTGCATGTGTTGGATGATGCGTTGGCGGGTTCGGATGCGTTGCAGACGTCGGCGGCGTTGGCGGCGGCGTTGCGGTCGTTGCAGGTGGATTTGGTGATCACCGGGAATGAGGCCACCGATGGTCGGACTGCGTCGATGCCGGCGATGTTGGCGGAGCGGTTGGGGATGCCGGCGGTGACGTCGGTGGTGAAGGTGGCGGTGGAGGGTTCGGTGTTGAGCGCTGAGCGGGTGGTGGAGGGCGGCGCGGCGAAGGTGTCGGCGTCGTTGCCGTTGGTGTTGTCGGTGAACGAGAAGATCGGTGAGCCGCGGTATCCGAATTTCAAGGGGATCATGGCGGCGAAGTCCAAGCCGGTGTCGGTGTTGTCGGCGGCGGATCTGGGGTTGGATCCGGGGACTTTGGGGTTGGCCAATGCTTCGACGCAGGTGGTGTCGGGTGCTCCTCGTCCGTTGAAGTCTGCGGGTGAGAAGGTCACCGATGATGGTGAGGCCGGGAATGGTATCGCTGAGTTCCTGGTGGCGCAGCGGCTTGTCTGA